A window of the Bacillota bacterium genome harbors these coding sequences:
- a CDS encoding phosphosulfolactate synthase — protein MTSRDRYPSHERPPKAWGGLVSPPMGGRSRPPRRAGVTMVIDKGMGTTETAGLLELAADYIDFWKLPFGTSAFYPEPTLRRKLEILTQSGVKSYPGGTFLEVAIWQDRLEPFLTKAKDLGFTAIEVSDGTIPLLPEERERAIRLSHELGFTVLSEVGKKDPRERIPWETMRRIIQEDLSQGVRFVIVEGREMGRGVGIYNEAGQIVDEEVSKILSAVRDTNLIIWEAPLKNQQEQLILRFGPNVNLGNIPPAEILALESLRTGLRADTLRASLYKT, from the coding sequence GTGACCAGTCGCGACAGGTATCCGAGCCACGAACGACCGCCGAAGGCCTGGGGCGGTCTCGTATCCCCGCCGATGGGGGGTCGTTCACGCCCGCCCCGACGAGCCGGGGTGACCATGGTCATCGACAAGGGCATGGGGACCACGGAAACCGCCGGTCTGCTCGAGCTGGCCGCGGACTACATCGATTTCTGGAAGTTGCCCTTCGGCACGTCGGCCTTCTACCCCGAACCGACCCTCCGCCGGAAGCTCGAAATCCTTACCCAAAGCGGGGTCAAGTCCTACCCCGGCGGGACCTTCCTCGAGGTGGCCATCTGGCAGGATCGCCTGGAGCCTTTCCTGACCAAGGCCAAGGACCTCGGCTTCACCGCCATCGAGGTCTCCGACGGGACGATCCCGCTCCTCCCCGAGGAGCGCGAACGGGCCATCCGCCTGTCCCACGAATTGGGCTTCACCGTCCTGTCCGAAGTGGGCAAGAAGGATCCCCGCGAGCGCATCCCATGGGAGACCATGCGCCGGATCATTCAGGAGGACCTGAGCCAGGGAGTGCGGTTCGTCATCGTCGAGGGCCGTGAGATGGGGCGCGGCGTGGGCATCTACAACGAGGCCGGCCAGATCGTCGACGAGGAGGTCTCCAAGATCCTGTCGGCCGTCCGCGACACCAACCTGATCATCTGGGAGGCGCCCCTCAAGAACCAGCAGGAGCAACTGATCCTCCGCTTCGGCCCCAACGTCAACCTGGGGAACATCCCGCCCGCCGAGATCCTGGCCCTCGAGTCCCTGCGAACGGGGCTGCGGGCGGACACCCTGAGGGCCTCGCTGTATAAGACCTAG
- a CDS encoding hydroxyacid dehydrogenase translates to MVTDRSGRSGRIVISEYLWEEGLAEVDHRFRISYDRTLFADVDRLRREVGSAEALIVRNQTRVDDALMRLGPTLRVVGRLGVGLDNIDVGAAHRRGVEVVYAPEANATSVAEFAVAAALALSRRLIPAHLHTVAGGWDRTSFSGGELSGKTAGIIGLGRIGELVAHRLKAFGLRLLAFDPRLSPTDLTVIENGITLVPWPDILAEVDLITLHLPLTAETVNLVGREELGRMRPTAMLVNTSRGGVLDEKALYEALTEGHIAGAALDVRRHEPPRTGVDPDFSRFDNVVLTPHIAGLTREADLKVTRTVLLDVQRVLRGEPPSFPASAATLSFPRPAKMNGG, encoded by the coding sequence TTGGTCACCGACCGCTCCGGCCGCTCCGGCCGCATCGTCATCAGCGAGTACCTCTGGGAGGAGGGCCTGGCCGAGGTCGACCACCGGTTCCGGATCAGCTACGACCGAACCCTCTTCGCCGACGTGGACCGGCTGAGGCGCGAGGTGGGCTCGGCCGAGGCCCTCATCGTCCGCAACCAGACCCGCGTCGACGACGCCCTCATGCGCCTGGGACCGACCCTGCGAGTGGTCGGCCGGCTGGGAGTCGGCCTCGACAACATCGACGTCGGAGCCGCCCACCGCCGGGGCGTCGAAGTCGTCTACGCCCCCGAGGCCAACGCCACATCGGTCGCCGAGTTCGCCGTCGCCGCCGCCCTCGCCCTCAGCCGTCGCCTGATCCCGGCGCACCTCCACACGGTGGCCGGGGGTTGGGACCGGACCAGTTTCTCCGGGGGTGAGCTTTCCGGCAAGACCGCCGGGATCATCGGCCTCGGCCGCATCGGTGAGCTGGTCGCCCACCGTCTGAAGGCCTTCGGCCTGAGGCTCCTGGCCTTCGACCCGCGGCTGTCCCCGACCGACCTGACGGTCATCGAGAACGGGATCACTCTGGTTCCCTGGCCGGACATCTTGGCCGAGGTGGACCTGATCACCCTGCACCTGCCCCTGACCGCCGAGACGGTCAACCTCGTCGGCCGGGAAGAGCTCGGCCGGATGCGGCCTACAGCCATGCTTGTCAACACTTCCCGCGGCGGAGTCTTGGATGAGAAGGCCTTATATGAGGCCCTGACAGAAGGCCATATAGCCGGGGCTGCCCTGGACGTCAGGCGGCATGAGCCGCCGAGGACGGGCGTCGACCCAGACTTCTCCCGCTTCGACAACGTCGTCCTGACCCCGCACATCGCCGGCCTCACCCGGGAAGCCGACCTCAAGGTGACCCGAACGGTCCTGCTGGACGTGCAACGGGTCCTCCGGGGCGAGCCACCGAGTTTCCCGGCGAGTGCCGCGACATTGTCCTTCCCGCGTCCCGCGAAGATGAACGGAGGTTGA
- the panD gene encoding aspartate 1-decarboxylase: MLRMMAKSKLHRVTCTQANLNYVGSITLDRALMDAAGIVPYEMVQITNIANGTWWQTYAIPGDAGSGVVCLNGASARHFHPGDKVIVISYGYYSEAEVKRLVPKIVFVDRKNRITEVASEEIPFTEYLPPDER; encoded by the coding sequence GTGTTGCGGATGATGGCCAAGTCCAAGCTCCACCGGGTGACCTGCACCCAGGCCAACCTGAACTACGTGGGGAGCATCACCCTCGACCGGGCGCTGATGGACGCGGCCGGGATCGTCCCCTACGAGATGGTCCAGATCACCAACATCGCCAACGGCACCTGGTGGCAGACCTACGCCATCCCCGGGGACGCCGGCTCCGGAGTGGTCTGCCTCAACGGGGCTTCGGCCCGCCACTTCCACCCAGGCGACAAGGTGATCGTCATCTCCTACGGGTACTACAGCGAGGCGGAGGTCAAGCGGCTGGTCCCGAAGATCGTCTTCGTCGACCGGAAGAACCGGATCACCGAGGTCGCCTCGGAGGAGATCCCGTTCACCGAATACCTGCCGCCGGACGAACGGTAG
- a CDS encoding UPF0280 family protein: MYEPRTYRDLFKGQNLVFFNCCLKETDLQIGAHRRLEAEAMALVVELRRQLEGYILAVPEFRTSLVPIDPAPWAPPIVRRMSEAGAAAGVGPMAAVAGAVSQFVGVELLRYSPEVIVENGGDIFIQSGLPRKIGIHAGSSPLSEKVALKIKPEDTPLGVCTSAGTVGPSLSFGRTDATVVVARDAALADAAATAIGNRVKTADDIEAGLRVAGRIRGLLGAVVIIGDKLGAWGDVDLQPF; encoded by the coding sequence ATGTACGAGCCCCGGACCTACCGCGACCTGTTCAAGGGTCAGAACCTCGTCTTCTTCAACTGCTGCCTGAAAGAGACCGACCTCCAGATCGGCGCCCACCGGCGGCTGGAGGCCGAGGCCATGGCCCTGGTCGTCGAACTCAGGCGGCAGCTCGAGGGGTACATCCTGGCCGTACCGGAGTTCCGGACCAGCCTCGTGCCCATCGACCCGGCCCCCTGGGCGCCGCCCATCGTCCGCCGGATGAGCGAGGCCGGCGCCGCCGCCGGCGTCGGCCCGATGGCCGCCGTGGCCGGTGCGGTCAGCCAGTTCGTCGGGGTGGAACTGCTCCGGTACTCGCCGGAGGTCATCGTCGAAAACGGCGGGGACATCTTCATCCAGTCCGGCCTGCCCCGGAAGATCGGCATCCACGCCGGGTCCTCGCCGCTCAGCGAGAAGGTCGCCCTGAAGATCAAGCCGGAGGACACGCCCCTCGGCGTGTGCACCTCGGCCGGGACGGTCGGCCCGTCACTGAGCTTCGGCCGCACCGACGCCACCGTCGTCGTGGCCAGGGACGCGGCCCTGGCCGATGCCGCGGCCACCGCCATCGGCAACCGGGTCAAGACGGCCGACGACATCGAGGCCGGGCTGCGGGTGGCCGGGCGGATCCGCGGCCTCCTGGGGGCCGTCGTCATCATCGGGGATAAGCTGGGGGCTTGGGGGGACGTCGACCTACAGCCGTTCTAG